From the Deinococcus gobiensis I-0 genome, the window CTGCGCCTGCGCGTGCGGGCGCGGCAGGGCGAGCAGACCCACACCCTGAGCGTCGCGGCCCTCGCCAGCCACCCGGACGGCGGCCTGACCCTGACCCTGCTGGACCCCCGGCGCGGCGCCCTAAACCTGGAAGGCTGGCGCCTGAGCGGCCTGGACCCCCTGGGCCTGTGGAGCGCCGACCTGCCCCTGACCGCCGAGACCGGTCCCGGCGAGCTGCGGCTGTGGGTGGCCCCCGCGCCCGAGGCCCAGGCCCCGGCGCCGCCGACCCTCTTCGCCGCCGGACACGCCGAGACCGGGCGGCGCGCGGCAGGCCAGGACGACCTCGCGGGGCTGCGGCCCTACCAGGCGGGCGACGCTCCCCGGCTGGTGTCGTGGCGCCACGCCGCGCGCACCGGGGCGCTGCTCACCCGCGAGTACGACGCCCCGGCCGGGCAGGCCCCGGCGCTGGACTGGGCCGCGACCACCGGGCTGCAAGGGCCCGAGGCGCGGCTCTCGCGGCTGTGCGCCTGGGTGCTCGCGGCGCGCGCACAGGGCGACGCCTTCTCGTTTTCGCTGCCCGGCACGGCCCTCGCGGCGGCGGCGGGCGAGGCGCAGGTGGCGGCGGCCCTGGGGGCACTGGCGGCCTTCGGCACACCCCCGGCCGTGCCCGCGCCTCCTCCGGCAAGACGCAGCCTCTTCTCCCCTACCAGCCGCGAAACCCTGCCCGCCGGGCCGCTGCGCTTCTCGCTGCTGGCGCTGGCGGTCGCGCTGCTGCCGGGGGTGCTGCGCCAGCCGGTGTGGCTCACGGCGCTGCTGGCGGCGGGGCTGGGCTACGCGGCGCTGCGGGCGGGCCAGAATCAGGGCGCCGCGCCGCGCGGGACACGGCGCCTTCCGGCCCTCCCGGCCGCCGCACTGGCGCTGGTCGCCGTGCTGGGCGCGCTGGGCCTGAACGCCGCCTACGGCACGCTGCTCGGGCAGGACGCGGGCACCGCGCTGCTGGGCCTGCTCATCGTGCTCAAGGCGGCCGAGACGCACACCCGGCGCGACGCCCGGCTGCTCTCCTTGCTGGGCCTGTTCCTGACGAGCACCCACTTCTTCCACGACCAGGGGCCGCTGACCGCGCTGCACGCCCTGCTGGCGACGGCGGCCCTGCTCGCCGCGCTGGGCGGCTGGACCCTGGAGGACGGCGAGGACCACGCGGCCGACGACGCGCCCGCGCCCACCACCGGCCTGCGCCGCGCCGGCCAGCTGATGCTGCTGGCCGCCCCCCTGGCCGCGCTCCTCTTCGCCCTGTTTCCGCGTCCGGACGGCCCGCTGTGGCAGCTCCCCATCCAGCAGGGCGCGCAGACCGGGCTGGCCGACAGCATCAGCGCGGGCGAGTTCAGCAACCTCGCCCAAAGCCGCGAGGTGGCCTTCCGCGCCGACTTCACGGGCACCGTGCCCGCCCCCGAGGAGCGCTACTGGCGCGGCCCGGTGTACGAGCTGTACGACGGCCTGCGCTGGACGCAGCTCCGGGCCTTCTTCAATCCCACACCTGTCCAGGTGTTCGGCCCCACCCGCAGCTACAGCGTCACGCTGGAACCGAGCGGCAAGCCCTGGCTGCTGGCGCTGGACGTGCCGGTCACGCAGCCGCGCGGCACCTACTTCACCAGCGCCTTCCAGGCGGCGGCCTACCCGCCCCCCACGCGGCGCACCCGCTACACCTTCACGCAGCAGGCCGCCCGCCTGGGCCTGAACGAGGACGAGCGGCGGCTGAACCTGAACCTGCAACTGCCGCCCGGCCAGAACCCGCGTGCCGTAGCCCTGGCGCAGGAGTGGCGCAGCCTCGCGCCCGCTCAGCGCGTGCAGGCGGGGCTGGACGTGTTCCGCAGCGGCTTCAGCTACAGCCTGACTCCGCCTACGCTGCCCGAGCAGAACCGCATCGACGCTTTTCTGTACAGCAGCCGCGTGGGCTTCTGCGAGCATTTCGCCAGCGCCTTCACCTTCCTGATGCGGGCGGCGGGCGTGCCGGCGCGCATCGTGGGCGGCTACCAGGGCGGCGAGATCAACCCCGACGGCGGCTACCTGACCGTGCGCCAGCAGGACGCCCACGCCTGGGCCGAGGTCTGGCTCGCGGGGCAGGGCTGGGT encodes:
- a CDS encoding transglutaminaseTgpA domain-containing protein, producing the protein MTAPRIPAPARPPTPTLRPTRLGALFLLLVVLTLIGCVNYSLSLGYGLTFLLGGVWVISAAQALRTVRGVRVGPPVPESAPALAGQPLSFRVPLGREGHSAAPGGALRLRVRARQGEQTHTLSVAALASHPDGGLTLTLLDPRRGALNLEGWRLSGLDPLGLWSADLPLTAETGPGELRLWVAPAPEAQAPAPPTLFAAGHAETGRRAAGQDDLAGLRPYQAGDAPRLVSWRHAARTGALLTREYDAPAGQAPALDWAATTGLQGPEARLSRLCAWVLAARAQGDAFSFSLPGTALAAAAGEAQVAAALGALAAFGTPPAVPAPPPARRSLFSPTSRETLPAGPLRFSLLALAVALLPGVLRQPVWLTALLAAGLGYAALRAGQNQGAAPRGTRRLPALPAAALALVAVLGALGLNAAYGTLLGQDAGTALLGLLIVLKAAETHTRRDARLLSLLGLFLTSTHFFHDQGPLTALHALLATAALLAALGGWTLEDGEDHAADDAPAPTTGLRRAGQLMLLAAPLAALLFALFPRPDGPLWQLPIQQGAQTGLADSISAGEFSNLAQSREVAFRADFTGTVPAPEERYWRGPVYELYDGLRWTQLRAFFNPTPVQVFGPTRSYSVTLEPSGKPWLLALDVPVTQPRGTYFTSAFQAAAYPPPTRRTRYTFTQQAARLGLNEDERRLNLNLQLPPGQNPRAVALAQEWRSLAPAQRVQAGLDVFRSGFSYSLTPPTLPEQNRIDAFLYSSRVGFCEHFASAFTFLMRAAGVPARIVGGYQGGEINPDGGYLTVRQQDAHAWAEVWLAGQGWVRVDPTAVVAPARIRADLGTALTQPQATAARPPGTLARALLRVDALQNSWNTWVAGYDGTQQRTLLARLGVQGVGSAPYLLALAALAGLALLPGLLLARRAARPRDPLARSLHDLGARLGLPQHPGETPTAYAARAGAQFPGLAAELRAVAAEYNRLRYGRAGADPAGVRALRARVRQVRRPR